In the genome of Dermacentor variabilis isolate Ectoservices chromosome 5, ASM5094787v1, whole genome shotgun sequence, one region contains:
- the LOC142581940 gene encoding clavesin-1-like, translating into MPGTDVCGRPIFLFKIGSWDIVESSYVEMHRAVMLCLEHLAKDATTQTLGMVMLFDYANLTPQKVLSINVGLIRKGFEYLQDCMPMRLKAMYAVREGFAFDMIYALVRPFLKNKLTERFHPYGENFEELHKHIDPHFLPKEYGGDATPLDFTEFWSRLEI; encoded by the exons ATGCCGGGAACGGATGTTTGCGGACGCCCCATCTTTCTTTTCAAGATCG GCTCGTGGGACATCGTGGAATCTTCTTACGTCGAAATGCACCGGGCCGTCATGCTCTGCCTTGAGCATTTAGCGAAAGATGCTACAACGCAAACACTGGGCATGGTCATGCTGTTCGACTACGCTAACCTGACGCCACAAAAAGTGCTCTCCATCAATGTGGGCTTGATTCGAAAAGGCTTCGAGTACCTTCAG GATTGCATGCCCATGCGCCTGAAGGCCATGTACGCCGTACGTGAGGGGTTTGCATTCGACATGATCTACGCGCTGGTTAGGCCATTCCTCAAGAACAAGCTTACCGAAAGG TTTCATCCATACGGAGAAAATTTTGAAGAACTCCACAAGCACATAGACCCTCACTTCTTACCTAAAGAATACGGTGGAGACGCAACTCCATTGGACTTTACAGAATTCTGGAGCAGGCTTGAGATCTAG